The genomic DNA GTAGCGGGTGAAATGCGTAGATATGTGGAGGAACACCAGTGGCGAAGGCGGCTCTCTGGTCTGTAACTGACGCTGAGGCGCGAAAGCGTGGGGAGCAAACAGGATTAGATACCCTGGTAGTCCACGCCGTAAACGATGAGTGCTAGGTGTTGGGGGGTTCCACCCTCAGTGCTGAAGTTAACCACATTAAGCACTCCGCCTGGGGAGTACGACCGCAAGGTTGAAACTCAAAGGAATTGACGGGGGCCCGCACAAGCAGTGGAGCATGTGGTTTAATTCGAAGCAACGCGAAGAACCTTACCAGGTCTTGACATCCTCTGACAATCCTGGAGACAGGACGTTCCCCTTCGGGGGACAGAGTGACAGGTGGTGCATGGTTGTCGTCAGCTCGTGTCGTGAGATGTTGGGTTAAGTCCCGCAACGAGCGCAACCCTTGATCTTAGTTGCCAGCATTTAGTTGGGCACTCTAAGGTGACTGCCGGTGACAAACCGGAGGAAGGTGGGGATGACGTCAAATCATCATGCCCCTTATGACCTGGGCTACACACGTGCTACAATGGACGGTACAAAGGGCAGCAACACCGCGAGGTGAAGCGAATCCCATAAAGCCGTTCTCAGTTCGGATTGCAGGCTGCAACTCGCCTGCATGAAGCCGGAATTGCTAGTAATCGCGGATCAGCATGCCGCGGTGAATACGTTCCCGGGCCTTGTACACACCGCCCGTCACACCACGAGAGTTTGTAACACCCGAAGTCGGTGGGGTAACCTTTATGGAGCCAGCCGCCGAAGGTGGGACAAATGATTGGGGTGAAGTCGTAACAAGGTAGCCGTATCGGAAGGTGCGGCTGGATCACCTCCTTTCTATGGAGAATTACGAAGGTAACTTACGTTACCAACCTTACATGAGCGTTTCGTTTAGTTTTGAAAGAATGATTTATTCTTTCAAAATAGGTGAAGTGATGAAGCTTAGGCGGATTCAAGTAGTAGCCTTGTTCCTTGAAAACTAGATAGCACAAACAACGACATCCAATAATTATTTTTATGCAATAACTTAGTAATAACTGATGCGTGATGGCTTACGCCACACAAATCGAAGGTTAAGCTACTAAGGGCGCACGGTGGATGCCTTGGCACTAGAAGCCTAAGAAGGACGGGACGAACACCGATATGCTTCGGGGAGCTGTAAGTACGCTTTGATCCGGAGATTTCCGAATGGGGGAACCCACCATCTTTAATAGGATGGTATCCATTTCTGAATACATAGGGAATGGAAGGCAGACCCGGGGAACTGAAACATCTCATTACCCGGAGGAAGAGAAAGCAAACGCGATTTCCTGAGTAGCGGCGAGCGAAACGGAATCAGCCCAAACCAGAGGGCTTGCCCTCTGGGGTTGTAGGACGTCTCTTTGGAGTTACAAAGGCACGGATAGACGAAGCGACCTGGAAAGGTCCATCAGAGAAGGTAACAATCCTGTAGTCAAAATCCGATGCCCTCCGAGACGGATCCTGAGTACGGCGGGACACGTGAAACCCCGTCGGAATCCGGGAGGACCATCTCCCAAGGCTAAATACTCTCTAGTGACCGATAGTGAACCAGTACCGTGAGGGAAAGGTGAAAAGCACCCCGGAAGGGGAGTGAAAAAGAACCTGAAACCGTGTGCCTACAACTAGTTGGAGCCCGTTAATGGGTGACAGCGTGCCTTTTGTAGAATGAACCGGCGAGTTACGATCCCGTGCAAGGTTAAGCTGAGAAGGCGGAGCCGCAGCGAAAGCGAGTCTGAATAGGGCGAAATAGTACGTGGTCGTAGACCCGAAACCAGGTGATCTACCCATGTCCAGGGTGAAGTTCAGGTAACACTGAATGGAGGCCCGAACCCACGCATGTTGAAAAATGCGGGGATGAGGTGTGGGTAGCGGTGAAATGCCAATCGAACCTGGAGATAGCTGGTTCTCTCCGAAATAGCTTTAGGGCTAGCCTCGCGGCAAGAATCTTGGAGGTAGAGCACTGATTGGACTAGGGGTCCTTACCGGATTACCGAATCCAGTCAAACTCCGAATGCCAACGATTTATCCGCGGGAGTCAGACTGCGAGTGATAAGATCCGTAGTCGAGAGGGAAACAGCCCAGACCACCAGCTAAGGTCCCAAAGTATACGTTAAGTGGAAAAGGATGTGGCGTTGCTTAGACAACCAGGATGTTGGCTTAGAAGCAGCCATCATTTAAAGAGTGCGTAATAGCTCACTGGTCGAGTGACGCTGCGCCGAAAATGTACCGGGGCTAAACGTATCACCGAAGCTGTGGATTGTCTTACGACAATGGTAGGAGAGCGTTCTAAGGGCTGTGAAGTCAGACCGAAAGGACTGGTGGAGCGCTTAGAAGTGAGAATGCCGGTATGAGTAGCGAAAGACAAGTGAGAATCTTGTCCGTCGAAAGCCCAAGGTTTCCTGAGGAAGGCTCGTCCGCTCAGGGTTAGTCGGGACCTAAGCCGAGGCCGAAAGGCGTAGGCGATGGATAACAGGTTGATATTCCTGTACCACCTCCTTTCCGTTTGAACGACGGGGGGACGCAGAAAGATAGGGAGAGCGCGCTGCTGGAAATGCGCGTCCAAGCGATTAGGCTGGTGAATAGGCAAATCCGTTCACCGTGAAGGCTGAGTCGTGATGGCGAGGGAAATTTAGTACCGAAGTCCTTGATTCTACGCTGCCAAGAAAAGCCTCTAGTGAGGAAAAAGGTGCCCGTACCGCAAACCGACACAGGTAGGCGAGGAGAGAATCCTAAGACGATCGGGAGAACTCTCGTTAAGGAACTCGGCAAAATGACCCCGTAACTTCGGGAGAAGGGGTGCTTCCTCGGGTTTATAGCCCAGGGGAGCCGCAGTGAAAAGATCCAAGCGACTGTTTAGCAAAAACACAGGTCTCTGCAAAGCCGTAAGGCGAAGTATAGGGGCTGACACCTGCCCGGTGCTGGAAGGTTAAGAGGAGGGGTTATCCCTTACGGGAGAAGCTCTGAATCGAAGCCCCAGTAAACGGCGGCCGTAACTATAACGGTCCTAAGGTAGCGAAATTCCTTGTCGGGTAAGTTCCGACCCGCACGAAAGGTGCAACGACTTGGATACTGTCTCAACGAGAGACCCGGTGAAATTATAGTACCTGTGAAGATGCAGGTTACCCGCGACAGGACGGAAAGACCCCATGGAGCTTTACTGTAGCCTGATATTGGATTTTGGTACAGCTTGTACAGGATAGGTAGGAGCCATAGAAGTCGGACCGCCAGGTTCGATGGAGGCGTCGGTGGGATACTACCCTGGCTGTACTGACATTCTAACCCAGCACCGTGATCCGGTGCGGAGACAGTGTCAGGTGGGCAGTTTGACTGGGGCGGTCGCCTCCTAAAGTGTAACGGAGGCGCCCAAAGGTTCCCTCAGAATGGTTGGAAATCATTCGCAGAGTGTAAAGGCACAAGGGAGCTTGACTGCGAGACCTACAAGTCGAGCAGGGACGAAAGTCGGGCTTAGTGATCCGGTGGTTCCGCATGGAAGGGCCATCGCTCAACGGATAAAAGCTACCCTGGGGATAACAGGCTTATCTCCCCCAAGAGTCCACATCGACGGGGAGGTTTGGCACCTCGATGTCGGCTCATCGCATCCTGGGGCTGAAGTAGGTCCCAAGGGTTGGGCTGTTCGCCCATTAAAGCGGTACGCGAGCTGGGTTCAGAACGTCGTGAGACAGTTCGGTCCCTATCCGTCGCGGGCGCAGGAAATTTGAGAGGAGCTGTCCTTAGTACGAGAGGACCGGGATGGACACACCGCTGGTGTACCAGTTGTTCCGCCAGGAGCATAGCTGGGTAGCTACGTGTGGAAGGGATAAGTGCTGAAAGCATCTAAGCATGAAGCCCCCCTCGAGATGAGATTTCCCACAGCATTAAGCTGGTAAGATCCCTTAGAGATGATGAGGTAGATAGGTTCGGGGTGGAAGCGTGGCAACACGTGGAGCTGACGAATACTAATCGATCGAGGGCTTAACCGATTAAATTGGAAAACGTTGTGCGTGCTATCTAGTTTTCAGGGAACACCTGAAATAAGGAAGTTCGATTAAGTGCCACCACGTCCTGTGGTGAACACCGAACGGCTAACATCCTGTTAGTCTAGTGATGATGGCGAAGAGGTCACACCCGTTCCCATGCCGAACACGGAAGTTAAGCTCTTCAGCGCCGATGGTAGTTGGGGGATCTCCCCCTGCAAGAGTAGGACGTCGCTGGGCAACATAAGAGAAGCGAGAGACCTGAGGGTTTCTCACTTTTTTGTATTCAAAAAATGTTGAAAGCTCGTAAGAGAAAAAGCTGCAGGAAAGACAATCAAAAACTTCTTCGAAAGCTTCGTAGGGGTGGGAGAAGCAAGAAATTCGAGGAAGCAAGTGATGTCAGACCGGAGTGGATATTCGTGAGATCCATGAGGATCTGGCATCGCGCAGCTGGCGAAGTTCGCCGCTTATCGCGCCCCGTATGAGAACACGGAAGTTAAGCTCGAGCGCCGATGGTAGTTGGGGGATCTCCCCCTGCAAGAGTAGGACGTTGCTGGGCAACTAGGAGAAGCGAGAGACCTGAGGGTTTCTCGCTTTTTTGTATGGTTTTTTCGGTGTGTATGACCTAGCTGAATACCTAGGTCCACCACGTTCGTCGAATAAATACGAACTACCTGTTTCAACTCTTTTTACATTACCAACGTACTGCGATCAACTTTTACCTCTCTTATTTAAAAACTCATATAGCAAATGCGGTATTTTTTCAGAAGTTACTTCAAGAAATTGTAGAATAAAAGGTAGATCTAATGACTCCTGAGTATGAAAAAGATCTCCCCACCATTCTGTCTCGTATCGGCAAATCATACTGAGGTTATATAAAATTAGATAGTGAGCCATTACCTCAGCAATAGGATTGTACTGACTACGTTCTGCCGGGAGGTAAAGAGTATTCCTATCATATAGGAAGGGGCGCCTCTGTAAACCTGCGACGGGGTCTTCCTTGAACTGCAAAGTAATGAAATCACGATTATGAGTAAGAACTTTTATTGAAGTATCCCCATGCTGCTGAAGGTAGGATTCAAAACGTTCTGCAGTCATATTTAACGTATCAAGAATACTTGCCTGAATAGTGAAAGAAGTGGAGGTAAGAGAAATCATTTTATAGCTCGTTACTTTACGAGTCAGCTTCTCAAATAATGGGCAAACTTCGGGTATAAGGGTAAGAAGATCTTCCATTTTATATTTCTCCCCTTCTACCTGTTTCACATGAAACATTTTCCTTGAAAAGTATTCAAAGAGTCCATTTTTTTGACCTTTTACTTCATCTTGCAAGAAAGCATAATGGCGTTTTTTTCTTTTTCGAGACGTAACGCCGTGTGCAAGAACATGTGTGTCACCCGGATAATTTGGATCAATTGTAATAAGACAAGCTTTTAACAGTTGAATCATCCCATAAAAAAGAAGGATAGGTTTTAGCTCTGCATCAGCAGTTGAAGCATGCCGATAATAGCGTTCGCCATATTCGATAAAATACATAAATCGATAACAGGAATCGTAGCTTTTACGTTCGGCATCCGGAAGTTCGATGTTAGAATAACATTCCTTTAAATATTGCTGAACATATGAGGCTGATTGATATGCGTAGTTGTTTGAATGATAATGTCCAGAATATCCCATAGGAGCCCTCCATGTTTGATTATTCAAACTTATTCTATCTTTCTTGACAGTAGTTTAACCAATTGATAAGCTACTAATAAAATTTCGGACAATTCGATTAGAGGAGGATGAAAGGGATGTGGGAAACAAAATTCGCTAAAGAAGGGTTAACCTTCGATGATGTTTTATTAACACCAGCTTTTTCCGATGTACTACCAAGAGAAGTATCGGTGAAAACTCAATTAACGAAAGATCTTGAATTAAATGTACCGATTATTAGTGCTGGTATGGATACAGTAACTGAAGCACCTATGGCTATTTCGATGGCAAGACAGGGTGGATTAGGTATTATTCATAAAAGCATGTCGATGGAGGAACAAGCTGAACACGTTGATCGTGTTAAACGATCTGAAAGTGGTGTTATTACTGATCCTTTCTTTCTCACACCAGAACATCAAGTATTCGATGCTGAACATCTGATGGGCAAGTATCGTATTTCCGGTGTTCCGATTGTTAATGAGGAACGCAAGCTCGTTGGTATCCTTACTAATCGTGACCTTCGTTTTATTGAAGACTACTCTATACAAATTAAAGACGTTATGACAAAAGAAAATCTTGTAACAGCTCCTGTAGGCACAACATTAAAAGAGGCTGAGCGAGTTCTTCAAAAGCATCGCATTGAAAAGCTTCCGTTGGTTGATGATGATGGAACACTTAAAGGTCTTATAACAATTAAAGATATTGAGAAAGTTATTCAGTTTCCTCAGTCTGCTAAAGACAGCAGAGGACGTCTTCTAGTTGGCGCTGCTGTAGGGAATACAACAGATGCTCTGAAGCGAGTTGAAAAACTAGTGGAGGCTGGTGTTGACGTTATTGTATTAGATTCTGCTCACGGTCATACAGAAGGCATTATGACAAAGGTGAGTGAAATCAAGAGTGCCTACCCTGATCTTCCAATTATCGCAGGTAATGTCGCAACTGCTGAGGGGACTAAAGCGTTAATTGAAGCCGGAGCCGATGTTGTGAAGGTAGGAATTGGGCCTGGTTCAATTTGTACGACTCGCGTTATTGCTGGTGTTGGTGTACCTCAAATCACAGCGGTGTATGAATGTGCAACAGAAGCACGCAAACATGGTATTAGTATTATTGCTGATGGTGGCATTAAGTTCTCTGGAGATATCGTAAAGGCGCTCGCTGCAGGTGGACACGCAGTGATGCTTGGTAGTATCCTTGCAGGTGTGGATGAAAGTCCAGGCGAACGTGAAATCTATCAGGGTCGTCAGTTTAAGGTATACCGTGGAATGGGCTCGATTGGAGCAATGGAAAAGGGAAGTAAAGATCGTTATTTCCAGGAAAATATGTCTAAACTCGTTCCTGAAGGAATTGAAGGACGTGTTCCTTACAAAGGACCACTAACTGATACAATTCATCAGTTAATCGGGGGCTTACGTTCTGGAATGGGTTACTGTGGGACAAGAACACTTAACTCACTTCGTGAAGATAGCCAGTTCGTTCGAATTACGGGTGCAGGCCTTCGCGAAAGTCATCCACACGATGTTCAGGTTACGAAAGAAGCACCAAATTACTCTGTTTAAATAGTGCTTTAGACTGAAGTTATAACAGGTGTGTGACAAAAATAGCTTAATACGTTCGAAAAGTAGATAGGGGGACTTTCCTCTATCTATTTTTTTAATTTTAGGTGTGATAGAATAGCGGTTATGTGAGACTTATTTGGAGGTGTAGGGGTTGAGAAACCTTGGTTTGAAAGCCATGATCGTAACCATGGCGATGGTATTATTACTAGCAGGAACATTTGGTGGAGGCAATACTGCAGAAGCTGCAGAGGCGCCCGACATCAAAGCAGAAGCATCAATCTTAATTGATGCAAATTCAGGAAAGATTTTATATCAGAAAAATCCTGAATTAACGCTCTCACCTGCAAGTATGACAAAGATGATGTCGGAATATTTAGTACTTGAAGCAATTAATAAAAACGAAATAAGTTGGGATGAAAAAGTTACAGTAAGTGATACGATCCAAAAGCTATCACAGAATCGTTCTCTTTCAAACGTACCACTTCGAGTGGGTGAACAGTATACAGTTAAGGAATTATATGAAGCAATGGCCATTTATTCTGCAAATGCTGCCACAATGGCGCTGGCTGAGCACGTTGCTGGAACAGAAGCGAAGTTTGTCGAAATGATGAATGCAAAAGCAAAAGAAATGGGTATGAAGGAATATAAGTTTGTTAATAGTTCAGGGCTGAACAACAAAGACCTACTTGGTAATCATCCTGCTGGAGACCCTGATGAAGAGAACATGATGTCCGCTCGTTCAACTGGACTTCTTGCTTATAACCTTCTTAAAGATTTTCCTGAAGTAATAGAAACCACTAGTACTCCAGAAAAGAAATTCCGCGAAGGTACAGATGATGAAATTACAATGAAGAACTGGAACTGGCTTCTTCCTTCACTTGTATATGCTAATAAATACAAAGTAGAAGGCATAGATGGTCTCAAGACCGGCTCTACAGACCTTGCTGGATTTGCTTTTACAGGAACAGCTAAACAAGGTGATATGCGATTAATTTCTGTTGTTATGAAAACTGATTCGTATGAAGCTCGTTTTGAAGAAACAGCTAAGCTTCTGAACTATGGATTTGATCAATTCCAGTCCCAAACAATCGTTACTAAAGGTGATAAAGCTGATGGTAATTCCACGGTTAAAGTTGTCAAAGGTAAGGAGAAAGAAGTTGGGGTCGCTGCAGGAGAATCTTTCAATGCAGTAACAGTGAAGAATACGAAAGAACCATTTAAACTAAACTATGAATACGATCAATCTCTTCTAACAGAAGATGGAGAACTAACTGCACCAATTAAAGAAGGCGATCAAGTTGGAAAAGTCGTCTTAAAATCAACCGGTGAAGACTTCGGTTACATAACAGGTGACAAGGGTTCTTCAGTACCTCTTGTAGCAACTGAATCTGTTGAAAAAGCAGGTTGGTTTACACTTACTATGCGAGCGATTGGTGGCTTCTTCTCTGGTGTATGGACTAGCGTAGCAGATGCAGTGAAAGGTCTGTTTTAATTAATAATATCAAGTATACTTGGAAAAAATACTCTTCGATGCGTTCATCGAGGAGTATTTTTCTAAATCTTTTATGAAATCACTGCACATGTGATAGGACAAGTCATGAAAAAATGTTACAATAAAAGCGTTTGATAGATGTCGTGTAACAAAGACGTTTCTAAGTATAGATATGGGAGGAATATAGATGAATCAACAAACAGGTACAGATCGTGTAAAACGTGGTATGGCTGAAATGCAAAAGGGCGGCGTGATTATGGACGTTGTCAATGCAGAGCAAGCTAAGATTGCAGAAGAAGCTGGTGCAGTAGCAGTAATGGCACTAGAACGAGTGCCATCTGATATTCGTGCAGCAGGCGGCGTAGCGCGTATGGCTGATCCTACAATCGTAGAGGATGTTGTGAATGCCGTATCGATTCCAGTAATGGCAAAATGCCGTATTGGTCATATTGTAGAAGCACGCGTTCTTGAATCAATGGGCGTTGACTACATTGATGAAAGTGAAGTTCTTACTCCAGTTGACGAAGAATTCCACCTTGATAAGCGCAAGTACACTGTTCCGTTTGTATGTGGAGCGCGTAACCTTGGTGAAGCACTGCGCCGCGTAGGTGAAGGTGCTGCAATGCTTCGTACGAAAGGTGAACCTGGAACAGGAAACGTTGTTGAAGCTGTACGTCATCAGCGTCTTATTCAATCCCAAATTCGTAAAATTTCAAGCATGTCTGAAGACGAACTGATGACTGAAGCGAAAAACCTTCAGGCGCCATTTGAGCTTCTTCTTCAAATTAAAGAGCTTGGACGTCTTCCGGTTGTTAACTTTGCTGCTGGTGGCATCGCAACTCCTGCAGATGCAGCACTAATGATGGAGCTTGGTTCTGACGGCGTCTTCGTTGGATCTGGAATTTTCAAATCGGATAATCCTGAGAAATTTGCTAAAGCTATTGTGGAAGCAACAACTCACTATCAGGATTATGAATTGATCGCGAATATTTCTAAGAACCTTGGTATCGCAATGCCAGGTATTGAAATTTCTTCACTTAAGCCATCAGACCGTATGCAAGAGCGCGGCTGGTAAAACATTGATCCCCCACCTGTGCAACATAAGGTGGGGTTCTTACTTAGATAAAGAGAAGGAGTCGAGAGAAGTATGGTGAGAGTTGGGGTCCTTGGACTGCAAGGTGCAATCCGAGAACACGTGAAAGCACTTGAAACAAAAGAAGCAGAAATCATTGTTGTGAAACGAGTAGAGCAACTCAAGGATTTAGATG from Pseudalkalibacillus hwajinpoensis includes the following:
- a CDS encoding YaaC family protein, which gives rise to MGYSGHYHSNNYAYQSASYVQQYLKECYSNIELPDAERKSYDSCYRFMYFIEYGERYYRHASTADAELKPILLFYGMIQLLKACLITIDPNYPGDTHVLAHGVTSRKRKKRHYAFLQDEVKGQKNGLFEYFSRKMFHVKQVEGEKYKMEDLLTLIPEVCPLFEKLTRKVTSYKMISLTSTSFTIQASILDTLNMTAERFESYLQQHGDTSIKVLTHNRDFITLQFKEDPVAGLQRRPFLYDRNTLYLPAERSQYNPIAEVMAHYLILYNLSMICRYETEWWGDLFHTQESLDLPFILQFLEVTSEKIPHLLYEFLNKRGKS
- the guaB gene encoding IMP dehydrogenase; this translates as MWETKFAKEGLTFDDVLLTPAFSDVLPREVSVKTQLTKDLELNVPIISAGMDTVTEAPMAISMARQGGLGIIHKSMSMEEQAEHVDRVKRSESGVITDPFFLTPEHQVFDAEHLMGKYRISGVPIVNEERKLVGILTNRDLRFIEDYSIQIKDVMTKENLVTAPVGTTLKEAERVLQKHRIEKLPLVDDDGTLKGLITIKDIEKVIQFPQSAKDSRGRLLVGAAVGNTTDALKRVEKLVEAGVDVIVLDSAHGHTEGIMTKVSEIKSAYPDLPIIAGNVATAEGTKALIEAGADVVKVGIGPGSICTTRVIAGVGVPQITAVYECATEARKHGISIIADGGIKFSGDIVKALAAGGHAVMLGSILAGVDESPGEREIYQGRQFKVYRGMGSIGAMEKGSKDRYFQENMSKLVPEGIEGRVPYKGPLTDTIHQLIGGLRSGMGYCGTRTLNSLREDSQFVRITGAGLRESHPHDVQVTKEAPNYSV
- a CDS encoding D-alanyl-D-alanine carboxypeptidase family protein; its protein translation is MIVTMAMVLLLAGTFGGGNTAEAAEAPDIKAEASILIDANSGKILYQKNPELTLSPASMTKMMSEYLVLEAINKNEISWDEKVTVSDTIQKLSQNRSLSNVPLRVGEQYTVKELYEAMAIYSANAATMALAEHVAGTEAKFVEMMNAKAKEMGMKEYKFVNSSGLNNKDLLGNHPAGDPDEENMMSARSTGLLAYNLLKDFPEVIETTSTPEKKFREGTDDEITMKNWNWLLPSLVYANKYKVEGIDGLKTGSTDLAGFAFTGTAKQGDMRLISVVMKTDSYEARFEETAKLLNYGFDQFQSQTIVTKGDKADGNSTVKVVKGKEKEVGVAAGESFNAVTVKNTKEPFKLNYEYDQSLLTEDGELTAPIKEGDQVGKVVLKSTGEDFGYITGDKGSSVPLVATESVEKAGWFTLTMRAIGGFFSGVWTSVADAVKGLF
- the pdxS gene encoding pyridoxal 5'-phosphate synthase lyase subunit PdxS encodes the protein MNQQTGTDRVKRGMAEMQKGGVIMDVVNAEQAKIAEEAGAVAVMALERVPSDIRAAGGVARMADPTIVEDVVNAVSIPVMAKCRIGHIVEARVLESMGVDYIDESEVLTPVDEEFHLDKRKYTVPFVCGARNLGEALRRVGEGAAMLRTKGEPGTGNVVEAVRHQRLIQSQIRKISSMSEDELMTEAKNLQAPFELLLQIKELGRLPVVNFAAGGIATPADAALMMELGSDGVFVGSGIFKSDNPEKFAKAIVEATTHYQDYELIANISKNLGIAMPGIEISSLKPSDRMQERGW